TAATCCGAACTTACAAGGGGTTATTGGGCTTATCGAGCCAAATCCTTTCGAGGTCCAACTGATTTTCTAATACACTTCTCCATCTCATGACAAAGTTATGCACCAAATTGTGACATACCTACCCCAAGGATAGGCCTGATAACAAGTCATTGCTCTCCTAACTCAAGGTGAGCCCCAGGTCATGAGTGAACTTGGGATATTATCTGACCAAGCCTATTATAGCTCAATCAGCTTCTTGATATCTTTCATGACGGAGTTATGGTTACTTCACCCATCATTTCCTCATATGGGTCGTCGTTTTCGCTTATCTTCAATAGTCCTATAATTTGATCACCTGCAATGCAGTTTCTTCATGAGTGGTACTTAAATAGATCCATTCCTTCTAATGACTCGATTCTCTTTCCTTATCAAAGAATATCTTTTTTGCTTTAATTTCCTATATTCATCTGCACCCAAATAATCTTCTATATAAGTAACAACATACTTAtccaataaaaatattttactaCACTCTAGTTATTCATGATTTTTAAGTTTATCCTTTTACCGATTTTAAATGACTAAAAGAATAGAAGCACGTGTATGGATATATCATGTTGTCGACATATTTAAGAAACTTAAAAATGTGGCATGTTATGAACTAAATAATTTCGAGATGcatcattttgattattaatTAATGACAAGAGATTGAAGCAAATTGGTTAATGATGTAACTTCAGAGTAAAACTTACCttgtattttgtaattttgtagAGGTGTTTGGAGTTGAGGCTTTGAGATCTGCTTCAATGATCATCATTCGGACTGGTTGTGATCTTAAATTCTCAATGAATTATTACCCTTTCTCGTGCCTAAATCTTGTGTCTTACTTGTTATAGCTCCAATATGTCAAGGGGAGTGCCTGATTTCACTTTCAGCAAAGGTTAATCTTGGCCTTAGCTAAGGTCGATCATCTTATTTTGGCAATATTCTAAGTCTAAAATGATCCCTTGAGTTGGGACCTACATAAATCATGCCTTGTTTAGCATTTGGTAGAGGTCAACCTCGACCTTGGCCAAAGTCGAGCATCTTTCTTTTGCTATATTTCGAGCCTAAAATGTTCTCTTGGGTCGGGGTATGCGTAAAACTTGTCCTGTTACACATTCAGCAAGGGTTGGCCTCAGCCAACGTCTTATTTTTGCTATATTTCGAGCCTAAGATGATCTCTTGGATTGGGGCATACGTAAAGCATGCCCCGTTAGGCATTTAGCAAAGGTTACCTAAGGCCAAGCATGCTGGCTTAGGCCATGCCTAAGTTGGCCCCCTTTTTCTAGGCTTACTTTTGTCCTTAGTTGTCATTTTCAGCCCGTGTCATGCTTTTTCTTGACTTTGTCGTTCCTatttgtgctagatttcaattaAATCCTTCGGTCTAAAATAACCATAACACTGGCCCCCACTTTGTGGGTTTCAAGTTTGGCTATTTTGTAGTTATAAGTGAAACATTCTAGGCCCGACTTAGGTGTATTTCTTCTGGCTTGTACTGCTTCGTGATCCCGTCGATCGGCTCGACCTCGACCACAGTAGGTCAGCCTTGACCTCGACCTTAACATCAACCTTGGACACTTATAGTTCACACAAACTCTTAAAAGCTAGGATGAGGTTGGGATCTCTAGCCCTTATGTGCTTAAGGTCGGCCTTGGCCTCGATCTTGGCCAGCTTCCATAGTGCATATGGTGTGTTTGGGCATGTTTGAATAGTGAAAATATTGTACCTTGATGCGCTTAGTGTCGGCCTCGGTCAACCTCCTATGAATTTTTTATCATAATTTTCATGCTCCATTAATAATTTTAAGCCTCATTCTCAGACTTGACTCTTTGCCTCAACTTGGTCTCCTCGGCCTCGACATTGGTTGGCTCAACCTTAGCTATTCATTTCAACTTGGTCTCCTCAACCTCAATTTGATATCCTCTGCTTCGATATTGTAGTCTCTGCCTCAACCTCAGCCTCAGCTTTGGCTCTTCATTTCAACTTGATCTCCTCAACCTCGATATTGGTAGCCTAACCCTTAGCATGGGTAGTCCCAGCCACGGCCTCAGCCACTGTATTGGTAGCCTTAGCCTAAGAGTTTTGAACTCGACTTCGACTCTTCGACACGTTGGCTTACTTTGATTTTGGTCATGGGGATCTAATTTACTCATGGCTTCCACTTTCGAAAATTCTTCTTTAACATGATTGTGGTAACTAAGCCATCAAAGCCTTTATTTCCTTAATTTTGCAAAGATTCTCAATCTTGTATTGGAATAGCACTTTCTTCACCACAGATGGTGCCTACTTTTATGTCAAATTTTGGCCAAGGGAGAACGCACCTGACCTCTACGTGACATCAACGGTGAATTTGTAATGTTTTTTTCAAAAGAGATGACAggtaaaacaaagaaaaaggacTTTGATGCTTAAGCTAGTCAGAGAATTATAGAATGGAGAAGAATTCAGAAGTTTTAGTTACCTCATATAGAgttataatgatatatttatagggGACTTGGTCCAAGGTATATCTTAGTCTAACTAGGATTAGGGTATGAGTTTCCTAATCCTAGATGAGCTCAGCTATCTCTAAAGCCAAATGGGCTAGGGTGTGCATTTAGCATGCCCTGTTCCTCAAACTCTGAGCCTCAACCTTAGCTTTATTCTTGGCCCAAGTCCAGGCAAGTCGACCAGCCCAACATCCTGGCTAGGCACACTAGGGTTTTATCCCTTAAGGCCTAGCTATGCTGGGTCTTTGGCCATTGGGCTAACATAAGAGACTCAACCGAGGCCGACTAGGCCCAATCTGTCCTTGGGCCTAACCCTTCAATCTTCTCTTGCTctcttttgactttttttttccttgattcTAGAATCCATCCATAACAAcactttttagtcattttttataTTCGTTTCTCAAgtgtttcttaaaaaataggtttccaaattaatccaattttttGAACTACTTATTAAAAAAACCACAGTTAATCATCTAAAATCATTCAATAAGCTATGTTAAACACACTTTAacttgttgattttttaaaaaatatacatatagaaaaatcaattttattttttaaaaaacaaattgaaatagggtatttatgaaaactttccCTTTTACAAAGTACAATGAGAACTTTCCATTAGGATAGATCATAAACGTAGGTTGTTGAAGGTTTggaccaactcaacccaaattcCAACAGTATCTTGGCCCATTGAGCAAAATTTTGGGCCTTTCTTGAGCGGCCCAATGAATCATTGGCAGTGATGACAATGAGGTTGACCTCACTTGAAATGGAGCTTCTACTTTGCATATTCTAATTTGAACCAAACAAGTGAAGAAAGAACCTTGTAGGCTTGTGGCAATCACAAGCACAAAActaccattttttgtttttcttttttaacgtTTACGGGGATGGAGGTTCAAACCTTCAACTTTTAAGAGAGAAAGTCCATGTCAATTACCGTTGTTTTAAGTTTATTTTGACACAACTATAGTTGTGTCTTAATCATAATATTAATTTCCTTCAACATGTCGATATTTATATCAATACTTCCATATTTCCATGGATTCGACATCAACACGAGGAATAATCAATATTTCCATTATATTGTAGAAAAAtctaagaaatatgaaaaagacaacaaaatgtcattgatataaatataatataattaatatacatgataacttgtttaaaaatcataaaaaatatttacttactaatataaattttttttaaaaaaaaaatgtttttataacTTTTCTAGAAGTATCCATCGACATtgacattttattgatatttctatAGACATTTTCGTTAAATTAAGACATCAACATTTTCATCGATATGAACATTTTTAAACCTTGATCTTAAGCTTTCTCTAATGATGCAAAGATGGAATCCAATCACAAGACGTAACAATCTAGTATAACACAatattaaaggaaaatttgCAAAAACTACTTTTGAACTATGGTTGTTACAATTGCAATCTCGTTGATCAATCATTCCATGATCTTACAAAATTTTTGCAAGTAGCCTTTTTAAGTATTGTAAAATACACAAACTACCGCTGAACTATAATCATCGTTACACTCAAACCCTTAAaatacaaaatgtttacaatttttttcaatttttagctctataaaatttgaaaactataaCATTAACCAGTAACCATTAGTTTAAGATTACAAAAAAATAATGTGAATTTGGGTTTGGTTGTAATAATTTTATATCTCCAAACTTGATTGAAACAACATCTATCATTCTATAGTGATTTGATTGAAACAACGCTCATCATTCTAAAGTGATTTGCAAAATTTACAAACTTGAACTTGGGTCTATAGAAGTTTAGAGAGTTGAGTGGTCAAATCGAAAGTCCGATGAACAAGCTGATTGATTCAATGGTGctttttggaattttcttaatatttttaatgttgTTTCAATGTGGATCTCATCTAGATAGAGATTCTTCATGGGAAATATCaaataagaaaatgaagaaagtttAAGATTATAATATTGAACACAACTTAGGATTTGTAAggataaaaaaattcataaaccaTTGAAAGAGAGAGGTAGTGAATGATACAGATATGTTATTCTATCAATGTAGcatcttttgttattttatagAACATTTTATCAGAGGAAAAGAAGAATCTCTAGAGGGCTTGAAAATCCTAGAGGGAGGTGTTTAAGACGTTTAGTATTTACTAGAATCGAACTAGAATTGACCTAGACATTTAGTATTTACTAGTATTTACTAGAATCGACCTAGAACGAACCTAGTGTTTTAtttcgtttttgttttgttCATTTCATTCGGTCAATGAAATTCGTTAAATTCTTCTTCctgaaaaggaagaaagaaaaaagaaaaggctcAGGGCTTCTTCTTTTgaaatacatatatacataataaCACCACCTTTGGATGAAAGGTTTCTATTTGGATTCCAGGCATGAAATTCTCTGTTGATTGCGTATCTCCAAGACATTACAGAGAGctaaaaagagatgaaataacAGCAAACGTTCATGCCAAAATTTCATGTTACACTAACAAGAATCTAAGCAACATCCACAAAATGGAAGAACAGAGAGAGACAATCAATGTCAGCACTACAAATCATCATATCTCCAAAAAAACCAGCAGATCATagtcaaactaaaaaaaatcacaacctCCCGAAAGGTGCGGGGGAAAACAATATACATAGAGGGGAATTCAAGAAAAAGAGCAAACTAAACAACGAGAATGTGCTTACAGAACTATCAGTTCAGCTTGAGATCACTTCCATTGCCGTTGATAGGCATGGTCCTCTCTGTTGTTCCGAAAAGCACAGCAGCCAACCGAGTAGACGATAATGAGAAAGACAAGGAATACAATGTTCACAACAGCAACCTTCTTCCAGTTGCTCTTAATATTATCCAGCAAGCCAGCCTTGCAGGCCTGACAATTGAAGCACAGAACATTGGGATCATTTTCCCACAAATTACAGTCGGGGTTGGGTGAGGTTGTAGCAGTCCTGTTCCAGATAATTGGGCTCACATAGTTGAAATTGCAGTCATTTGAAGGTTTACAGCAACCAGACTGCACGTTAGAACGAAAATTAGAAGTTGATACATTCAACATATGAAGAACACGAACCATGAGCTAtgaaaaatcaaacttaaacaaaaaTGAGATGTCAAATTTGGTAACTACATGGAGGGAATATGGTAAAAATAAGAAAGACTTGGTATTCATGGAGCTTGATATTCAACAACAAATCAAACAAGAATATGCTAATCCACATTATTAACGTATTAAGCATCTGCCAGAATCCACGAATCAAAAGTTCAAGTCTAGAATTGGTGGAATCCCAGTCAATCCCAAATACAAGAATATTAATGAACAGAAGGAATGATTTTGAAGCAGTTGAGTACACTGTACATTTTCCTTCAAGTTACGAATCCAATCATAGAAATTTCTATCAGAGGTATGTCACTCACATCAAAGCTGAAAACAAAAAGGAATGATCATTGACAATATCGCAAAAGTCATTGTCTTCCTACagaattcaaattttaagaccTTAAAATGGTGCCTCACTAAAAGGAAGATTCCAATGATGAGGTTGTTGAGGTGAATGAGGAGATATTTGAAGTATGTGTACAGAATGGGATCATGAAAAACTCCCTAGAGAAAAGTGAGGACAATATGCAGACTTGGAAATACGTAGTAAAAGAGATTTTGAGCTTTCTTTTGACCTAGAGCTAAGTTTCTCTGCAATTCTATGAAGTTTAGGTTGCATGTTTAGAATCATTCAAGCTTGACTCGATCAATCTTACTTGTGGAGTGATTCGAAGATCAAGGGTTGATGGGAGCTACAAGCTTTGTCCGATCCCTGGATTGTTTGATCTTCTAAGTAATCTATAATCTAACTTATCTTAGGAATTAAGGTCAAATTGGTTTTGGGGTTTTTCAGCATTAGATCTAAAGGttttgttcttcaacaaggtggCTAGATCCAATTCTCAAGAGTTACTTATAAATACTTAACAAGATAGATCAAGTCAAGCTTGAATGATTCTAAACATGCAACCCAAACTTCATAAGGTTGATGGGAGCTACAAGCTTTGTCCGATCCCTAGTTTGTTTGATCTTCTAAGTAATCTATAATCTAACTTATAAGTTGGTTTTGGGGTTTTGAGCACTAGATCTAAAGGTTTTGTTTCTCAACAAGGTGGTTAGATCTAATTCTCGAGAGTTACTTATCAATACTTAACAgccaatttccaaaaaaaaattcacaagcAAACTAAGCCATGATATACGTGGACATTATTAGAACTATGGATACCACATGCATGTCCAAATATCATAAGCCCCCAATCATGTTTACATACAAACAGTTTGGTATTCAACAAAGAAGCTACACTCACATACGCACACCCATAAATTTCTTGCAAAGTAACAGCACGCCCAAAAGCACAGTTCCATGTCCAGTTGGAAAAATGCAAACACAATTTTCTCAAACTAATATTGATTAAAGGTAGGCGCCCAGATGATAGATTTAGATCTATACCCAGAAAGttagtaaaaagtagaaaatcaacaaacaaaaagGTCAACAAAGCATAAAGGTGATATGAGTATGACAGAAATGATTGGTGACAAAGAATATATATATCCCAATAACCTTTTTGGTTTAAAGGATGCCCCTAAATTAAAGATAATTAACTTTTTGAGaaagtgaaaagaaaaacaaccaGGAATAAACTTAGCACAACAAGCTTGTGGATTCCCTTTAAagttcaaatcaaaatttgaatttataaccggaaaaaaaaaaaacaaagaaaaaattcaaaacaacaGAGATCAATGCCTTAGAGATCAACAGAACAGATCTCTATCTAGAAGATGCAATTCAAAACCAGAACTAAACGATAATCACCCAAAATCTAGATTCAAGCTGAAACAGAAACGAAATTTTAAAAACTGGGTTCTACTTCAAAGCATCAAACCACTTCCCATATTTATTCCCATAAATCATACCTGAAGAGCAGACAAATTCTCCTGATAGAACTGTTCAACAGTATCCTTAATATACTTATCAGCAAAAGTGGAACAGATCTTCCCATCAATCAAGCAGCTCTTGATTTTGTTCCAATTTTTAGCATTATTGACCCTCTTCTGCAGCCAATCAGAGTAATCCCCAAGCCTATACTCCTTATAACCCCGATTGGACAAGACTTCGCCGGCGCCTTTGTTAGTGACGACAAAAGCGAAAATGGTGAAAGCAAAGAGAACAACAATAAGAACAAACATTACAAGAAGATAAACCCAAAGAAGCCATGAGATTCTACAGCAAGCACCGAGAAGACCAGCGAGAGAAATCAACAAGAGAAAAACGCCGATTATGATAATGGGTTTGTCTAAATACTTCTCACATTCGGTGCTTCCTTGTTTGCTGAGCCAAACGCCGGCCCAGAGAATTGGGATCGAGAGTAAGAAGGTGATGAAGTTGAGGATTCCGACGAGGTTGTTGCTGATTCGAGGCATTGTGAAGATTGAAGAATCGGAGTGAAAGCAGAAAAGAGGAGAGAAATTTTCAgtgtttgaagaagaagaagaagaagacggaGTAAATTACAGCGAATATAGAATAATATTGGTTTTGGAAACTCGCTATGAATGTAGGCCAcgtggcttttttttttttttttcttttcttttgtccCTTTGCTTTTCAGGGAGGTTTGAATTTGGGGAGCTCTTTGTTTGGTGAGTCGGGTCAGATCTTTTCTCTCTTACTTAaccttgaaatttaaaaaatattaaattgaattttatgcttacataatatatttttttaaaaaataattatacatacataCTAGAGATGTGATGGGACGGAATCGTAGATGTTATTCCCCATCTCCGTGTGAAATTCTCCACGGGGATCGGGGCGGGGATTCTCCACGGAGATTGAGTTTCCCGGatgtaaaaaatcaattaatttaaatcactaagcaaattttaattaaataattaatattatcagtaaattgtttattatggttagttttacataataatttgaatttaaagataaattactcaaattttagcctaaaaaaactaattaattttttagtagaaagaaataaatataaatcaaattattcaccaatataatctaaatttaaatattcaatttaaacatattcattatttttcctaataaataatcaaatttgaaatttaattttaatatttatataataataataacaacataacattagataaccatactaaataaatatgtagaagctAATCGGAGCGGGAACAAGAAATGGGGCAGGGCGGGACGGGAACGGGGAATGTATTCCCCGTCCCGTCCCCATTTAAATTATCTTTTTCCCTACTGtattttgggttttcttttatGTTAATTGAGGTACTTTTGATGGTTTAATTTTTCGTTTTTactttgaataaaatttaaatttagtctttttatttttaattaatctttttattatattacaATTGGGGTAGGAGGATTTCAACTACAGATCTCGTGGTTTCTAACACACTTGAATGCAGTTTAGCTATGTTcgatttaataaatcttaaatttagtcttttaaCGTTGTTATGTTTTATCGAAATCGGTTATATAATAGTAACAATATTTGTGTATGAAAATAGactatgtgaatatattttcataatttataaaaaggGAATGTTaatagagattaaatattttttaaaaaatcacaaactaattaggattaattttagatttattgaatgattgtttttaaatatagaaaaattaatcaaaatatttacaagatatagcaaaattttagatgatagatgctgatagatactaagtgacattgatagaagtctatcagtgtctatcaacgtctattatttctaaaattttgctatatcttgtaaatattttcaacagtcttaccatttgaaataatttctctttattgaaattacattcattaaaattgaaaatttaacaaTACAGCAATCAAAATAGAACAAAATGCATCTAAAATAACATtacatttttttagattttttttaatggaatatTGTACTTTAGTTTGTAACGGTTTGTTGTATAAGATTTTGCTTCTAATAGTTCAgtccataaaaaaaataaataaataaataaatatatatataatagattagtctctaaattttatacgtaacaatttagtctatatatCTTAAACCTATAAGAATTTAATTCCTATAGTAgaaattagttttaatatttaactaGATTGTTTACCTAGTAAATTGATAAACTTAATAGAGATCAAATACTTAAAGAATTATTGAAGAGTAATTCATtatgtgacaaaaaaaaaaattggaacaaaatttttttattgtatgtattacaaatttaaagtaCAAAGACTAATTAAATAGTCATATTATAAAATGTATGGACTGAATTGTTACaagtttgaaaatataaaactaaatttttaagGAACTATTGTTATTTTTGCAAGGGACTGAATTTTTGACCTTTTGAttgagaatatatattttataacagtTGAAATATGTTCACATTAAAATTCATATTTCTTTTGACCTTTGATTGAGAATATGTATTTTATGATCGTTGAAATATGTTCATGTTGAAATTCATACTTCTGATTCTTTTGACCGATTCTCTAATGCATTGTAATGcccaaatattaaataaaatttattcaatGCATATGTCATTTTACAGTGAtgataagatttaaattaaatatatgcatAATACTGAAAATataactgatttttttttttaattaaaactgaAATCCTTCAAATGTTATAAAGCAAATAAACAGACAACTGAAAGttgaaattaaatgtgtaattcaacaataataataattccaTGAAAGAAACAATAGTAATAAATTTGCATTGATTATTATTTAGGAAATATCCTCACCaaaatattttactttttaGATTGATTATTTAGATGGTTGGTTTGAATTTTTTACCCACTTTTCCCCCCAATATTTTACCCTCttgctaaaaaaaaaggaagggagGAGGGaatttacccttttttttttttctttttttacattttatgtttttaattattatattactTATTCTAAGGGCAATGTGCCTTTTCTCACCAAATGTTATCTCATTGGTTAAGCATGATGAGATATTTAAGTAATTTAGAGAAGTCAATTTCTCCACTTTTCTTTTtagtaaatatgtattttttttttccaattaattttatatattcaaCAAGTGggatttttctttccctttttgtaaaaaaaaaattagcaagTGGAAATTAAGCAATATCCCAATTGCTTTTGATTCATTGTATACAGTATatcatttaatatttattttttaatgatcAAAATGGAATACTAAAACACAAAGATGTTGTgtgattgagatttttttcttaaaaaaatctttttcatttaattttttcgaAATTGAgaaatatcaaattatattgTCAATCTTTTTTTCCAATAGaatcaatattaaaatatatatatcaacatagtatatatataaaaaaaaaaaaaaaaaaaaaaactttcacggatagaacaaatatcaaattatttacagaaataatgaaaaaataataataaacattgatagatttctatcagcaCTATaagtgataaacttctatcagtttctatcacggctagacactgataaatttttatcagcctctatcaaagaaaattgaaattttgttattttatgtatatagtttttcttatttttctagttttgaaaatCTCATATATATTGTGTTCCTAAGTTTTGaatatagtttctatttagtccttTGGTTTCAAATATTATACTTTTAGACAATCCCTATGTTTTAAAATCTTACAATTTTATCCTTGAAATTTGAGTGTTACTTTCATTGGATCCTTAAGTtggatttacacttttaattttgattttttatcaaATACTGACTTTCAATCTTTGgtattaatgtctattaattaatttaaaataattatgaagtgacatttaaaaattagtattaatagtgatgaaaaataatgaaactaaaTCAAATCTCAAGGatgaaattgtaatattttgaaatttagggactagattgaaatcaaatttaaaaacttaaGGAGCTGTTTAGGGCGCAAAGTTGAAATAGGATGtctggagttcatatgtttgtagagttcatatgtctgtgtttggggtgcagaatTATTTGATCTGAGTTCATTGTGTTTGGGGTACAGAGTTCATATATTGGGTATctaatacaattttttaaaacttttttattcaataatatgcttttatgattactatttttggtttgaaacttttttattcaataattctacccatctttgtttcaaattaaatatgtttaaataaatgagaaaccaaagtgaaatcaaaacttttgattctagctaatttttctccatgaatttcattatcatcttcttctttcttcttcttcctattgttgttttatatttttactatgtaatagatttttttaattaaatctcccccATCATCATAACAACCAATAGAATGTCACTACATTTCTTCAACgatttcactttcatttcctctaaattcGAGGATCATTAGataacaaatctctatttttcactattttttgctgaaaaatgtttcatgattttttttttgtcatatgttacatacttttcatctaaatattcttaacactcatttgatatgtgaattcaattaaataaaaatatttttttacaattttttacatataaatattgcacttaatatagacacaataatattttttatataataaacaaccttacaacatactttaacagtcattagtcttatagtagtcggaaatggttgtcaaagttgattattgaagatgatttttCTGGAGTTTGTAATCGAAGGTGATTGTCAGAGCCTGAAGTTGGTTGCATGAAGGCAaattggagttggttgttgaaGTTTTTCATCAAAGGTGGTTTTCGAATCACGGAGTTGGTCGGGCGAAAgtggtcatcgaagttgatCGTCGAAAATGATTTTCGCTGGAGATTGTAGTCGAAGGTGACTGTCGGAGCCCGAAGTTAGTCACATGaaagtggtattagagttagTTGTCAGAGTTTTttgtcgaaggtggttgtcaaagccccgagttggtcgtcagagttgCTCACTCAAAGGTGATCATCAAGGGTGATTTTCATAGGAATTTGTAGTCGTGGGTGGTTATCGgagttggtcatcagagtttGTTGTTGGAGCcaattggtcgtcggagttggtagCGCGAAAGTGATCGTCGAAGTTGGATCACCAGAGGTGGTTGCCGGAGGCCAGAATTAGTTGTCAGAGTTGGTCGCGTGAAGGTTGTCGGAGCTTGGAGTTGGACGCAGGAGatgtcattggaggtggttatCGGAGTCCAGATTTCGTCACTGAAATTTTCAtgggaggtggttgtcagagcctgGAGTTAGTTCTTGGAGTGTGACAGTGGCCGATGGGTAGAGTCACTAAAAACAtgggaagaagggagagttggggtgagttggtaaaatatacaactcaattccaccaacatttaaagttggtgggtcaaacaatgagttggtatattataccaacttaactcaactcatgttggcgAGTCAAACACCCCTAAGTGCTAaaagtgaaggaaatcggacttgagatttccatgagcagcggaagaaagataattccaaatcacagtcatgaatgaacattacttttacagtcgacttccaaacaagcggttatacaattcatacaaaaattacagcatgaaagtTACAAATGCACAAAAGGAAAAACCATACGAACAAatgcagaagcgtctccacgctccattGCGCACGAACGTTCGAACAACAGCAACTTTGAACGCTTgatctacatgaccgcaacacagcaacgaacatagcacgaacacttcacgctcgtcctcaatgatcgcctcggtcacgaactcctcagcaacacgaacagcctccacagcactacgaac
This DNA window, taken from Benincasa hispida cultivar B227 chromosome 6, ASM972705v1, whole genome shotgun sequence, encodes the following:
- the LOC120079348 gene encoding tetraspanin-8: MPRISNNLVGILNFITFLLSIPILWAGVWLSKQGSTECEKYLDKPIIIIGVFLLLISLAGLLGACCRISWLLWVYLLVMFVLIVVLFAFTIFAFVVTNKGAGEVLSNRGYKEYRLGDYSDWLQKRVNNAKNWNKIKSCLIDGKICSTFADKYIKDTVEQFYQENLSALQSGCCKPSNDCNFNYVSPIIWNRTATTSPNPDCNLWENDPNVLCFNCQACKAGLLDNIKSNWKKVAVVNIVFLVFLIIVYSVGCCAFRNNREDHAYQRQWK